Part of the Candidatus Binatia bacterium genome is shown below.
CTACTACGGCCTCGACGGAAAGAACGGCTCGGACATCGACTTCCTGACCGTGCTGCTCCACGAGTTCGCGCACGGGCTCGGCTTCGTCAGCCTCATCGACAACACCACCGGGGAGCTGTTCTTCGGATATTCGGACGCATTCACCAACAAGATGATCGACTCGATCATCTCGCCGAAGCAGGTGCCGGCGATGAGCAACGCGCAACGCCTGCAGGCCATCGTCGACAACCAGCATCTCCTTTCGGCCGGCGCGAACGTGACGGCGGGCAGCGGCGGTCTTTCGGCGGGCAAGGATTTTGCCGGTCACGTGATGCTGTTCGCGCCGACCACGTACATCGTCGGCTCGTCGGTGTCGCATTACGACACGTCGGTATTCCCGAACGAGCTGATGGAGCCGTACTACACCAATCCGCCGCCGCGCAACCTGGCGCTGACCATCGCGCTGCTGAAGGATCTCGGATGGACGCCGTTGCATGTTGCGGCCTGTGGAGATCCGACCGACGACGGCAAGACCACCGCCAGCGACGCCCTGCTCGTGCTCAAGGGGGCAGTCGGCTCGGCCGACTGCCCCGACTCCGCGTGCAACGTGAACTTTACCGGAGGAGTGACGGCCAGCGACGCGCTGATCGTGTTGAAATTCGCGGTCGGGCAGTCTCAGACGCTGTCGTGCCCGCTGGCCTGACACGGCCAGTCCGGCGGTCACGGCTATTTGGCGCGGATCGCGCGTCGCACCGGGGCGCGATCCCGCGCGACGTCCCGTGCGACATCCTGCGCGACGTCCTGCTCCTCGTCCGGGACGCTGACGACGATGCTGCCTGCGGTCACTTCCACGGCCAGCCGCAGCAGCGTTTTCCCGGCCGGCGGGCCGGCCACGCAAACGCCGCTCGCGATCTCGTACAGAGCACCGTGGGTTGCGCACTG
Proteins encoded:
- a CDS encoding Rieske 2Fe-2S domain-containing protein; this encodes MGETRITVCDDASLAEGRTAKFRIGSGNPPREGFVIRYQGRLHAYRNECRHVPMTMDWVENRFLSRDGCWIQCATHGALYEIASGVCVAGPPAGKTLLRLAVEVTAGSIVVSVPDEEQDVAQDVARDVARDRAPVRRAIRAK